In a genomic window of Paracoccaceae bacterium:
- a CDS encoding hydantoinase B/oxoprolinase family protein, producing the protein MTQHSKVAYQVMWNRLISVVEEQAQALVRTAFSTSVREAGDLSAGVYDLHGQMLAQAVTGTPGHVNAMADAVAHFIRRIGRDNIHDGDIYITNDPWEGTGHLHDITMVTPSFHNGALVGFFACTAHIVDIGGRGFGADAASVYEEGLYIPIMKFADKGTVDETLTRIIRGNVREPDQLIGDIYALATCNEIGHRRLIDMMEEFALSDLNGIATFILDNSRRATVERIAALPQQSAEGEMTVDGFDRPITLKVKVSVESDRIVSDFTGSSGLDKKGINCPLVYAKAYACYALKVAIAPEIPNNAASLAPFEITAPENSIVNALHPAPVALRHIVGHFVPDAVFNAFDKIVPGLVPAEGAGCLCNFQVSLRPRTDAPAPLSARRSEVLTFNSGGSGARPEHDGLNATAFPSGVMTMPIEATEHAGPVIIWRKELRPDSGGAGKTRGGLGQYMEVGAQEGHEFDIQAMFDRVDYPARGRRGGSAGAPTTISQDDGSAMSGKGKQFVAHGRRVIMAFPGGAGYGNPSERSVELVKRDLARGYISAEVAAEDYNLSAADIAEVQAAVARGDKI; encoded by the coding sequence ATGACCCAGCATTCAAAAGTCGCCTATCAGGTCATGTGGAACCGCTTGATTTCCGTCGTTGAGGAACAAGCTCAGGCGCTGGTCCGCACAGCGTTTTCAACTTCCGTGCGCGAAGCGGGCGATTTGTCCGCTGGCGTCTATGACCTCCACGGTCAGATGCTCGCCCAAGCGGTCACAGGTACGCCGGGCCACGTGAATGCGATGGCCGACGCCGTGGCGCACTTCATCCGCCGTATCGGGCGTGACAATATCCATGATGGAGACATTTACATCACCAATGACCCGTGGGAAGGCACCGGCCACCTGCATGACATTACCATGGTAACGCCCTCTTTCCACAACGGCGCACTGGTCGGGTTCTTTGCCTGCACCGCCCATATCGTGGACATTGGCGGGCGAGGCTTTGGTGCGGATGCGGCCAGCGTCTATGAAGAAGGTCTTTATATCCCGATCATGAAGTTTGCCGACAAGGGCACAGTCGATGAAACCCTCACCCGCATTATTCGCGGCAACGTGCGTGAACCAGATCAGCTGATCGGCGACATCTATGCGCTGGCGACCTGCAATGAGATCGGTCACCGCCGCCTGATCGACATGATGGAGGAGTTTGCCTTGTCTGACTTGAACGGCATCGCCACCTTCATCCTGGACAACTCGCGCCGCGCGACGGTTGAGCGGATCGCGGCTCTGCCACAACAATCCGCGGAAGGTGAGATGACAGTGGACGGGTTTGATCGCCCTATAACGCTCAAGGTCAAGGTGAGCGTTGAAAGTGACAGGATCGTCTCTGATTTCACCGGCTCATCCGGGCTCGACAAAAAGGGCATCAACTGCCCGCTGGTGTACGCCAAAGCCTATGCTTGCTATGCATTGAAAGTTGCAATCGCGCCAGAAATTCCGAACAACGCGGCGTCCCTTGCTCCGTTTGAAATCACCGCACCCGAAAACTCCATTGTCAACGCGTTGCACCCTGCCCCCGTGGCACTGCGCCATATCGTGGGTCACTTCGTGCCAGACGCCGTGTTTAATGCTTTCGACAAGATCGTGCCGGGCCTCGTGCCGGCCGAAGGAGCGGGATGTCTGTGCAATTTTCAGGTGTCGCTGCGCCCGCGCACGGATGCGCCAGCCCCTTTGAGCGCACGGCGGTCCGAAGTGCTGACGTTCAACTCTGGCGGCTCCGGCGCGCGGCCTGAACATGACGGGTTGAATGCGACGGCCTTCCCTTCCGGTGTGATGACCATGCCGATCGAGGCAACAGAACACGCAGGCCCCGTGATCATCTGGCGCAAGGAATTGCGGCCCGACTCAGGAGGGGCAGGCAAGACCCGTGGCGGCCTTGGCCAATATATGGAAGTCGGCGCGCAAGAAGGGCATGAATTCGACATCCAAGCGATGTTTGACCGGGTTGATTATCCTGCACGTGGCCGTCGAGGTGGCAGTGCAGGAGCGCCCACAACTATTTCCCAAGACGATGGCAGCGCGATGAGCGGCAAGGGAAAACAGTTCGTGGCCCATGGTCGGCGCGTCATCATGGCCTTCCCCGGGGGTGCGGGCTACGGCAATCCATCCGAGCGTTCCGTTGAGCTCGTGAAACGTGATCTGGCACGCGGCTATATCTCGGCTGAGGTCGCGGCCGAGGACTACAATCTCTCCGCGGCAGACATCGCAGAAGTCCAAGCCGCTGTTGCGCGAGGAGACAAGATATGA
- a CDS encoding hydantoinase/oxoprolinase family protein, whose amino-acid sequence MATTSIRLGVDIGGTFTDVVLEKGTEVFSTKVLTTYAAPENAIIDGMHQVLDKAGVAPNEVDQIIHGTTLATNALIERRGAKTALITTEGFRDVIEMRTESRFEQYDLNLNLPDPLLPRQMRFTVGGRVDANGAVLIDIDRNEVEAVVDQIAKAGFESVAVGLIHSYLNPAHEELVRDVMAEKLPDVAVSISSEVSPQMREYERFNTVVANAYIKPLMASYLGRLEDRLKGEGVACRIFLMHSGGGIISIQNAADFPVRLVESGPAGGAVFAAHIAARYGLDKVLSFDMGGTTAKICLIKNQTPKTSRVFEVARTYRFKKGSGMPISIPVIDMVEIGAGGGSLAHVDAMRQIRVGPESAGSEPGPACYGREGTRPAVTDADLVLGKLDPDNFAGGSIKLHPDASKSALLGHVGDTLDMDAVEAAFGVAEVVDENMANAARVHAVENGEDLSEYTMIAFGGAAPLHAGRLCEKLGVDRLLVPPGAGVGSAIGFLRAPFSFEANRSVYMKLSDFDGDRIKSLLTDLKAEATGFVRTCDAISPILSEFKVYMRYTGQGWEIPIELTEDQAMNPDAVTFEARFIEDYSKLFGRPVAGMDIEITVWSVNATTPPEKVARMDETDGSGVAASDGDRQLFDAAVGKYLDAQVVNRFDMATGQRAAGPVAVVEDETTIIVPASRDAIRQPDGCIDIVLKGSAQ is encoded by the coding sequence ATGGCAACGACCTCTATCCGCCTTGGCGTCGACATTGGCGGCACATTTACCGACGTGGTTCTGGAAAAAGGCACGGAGGTTTTCTCGACCAAGGTGCTGACGACCTATGCCGCGCCCGAAAATGCGATCATCGACGGGATGCATCAGGTCTTGGACAAGGCAGGAGTTGCCCCAAACGAGGTCGATCAGATCATCCATGGCACGACCCTTGCGACCAATGCGCTGATCGAACGGCGCGGGGCGAAGACAGCCTTGATTACAACCGAAGGGTTTCGCGATGTCATTGAAATGCGCACGGAAAGCAGGTTTGAACAGTATGATCTGAACCTGAACTTGCCCGACCCGCTGCTACCGCGTCAGATGCGGTTTACCGTTGGTGGACGTGTGGATGCCAATGGCGCGGTATTGATCGATATCGACCGCAACGAGGTTGAAGCCGTTGTTGATCAGATTGCGAAGGCTGGCTTTGAAAGCGTCGCCGTCGGGTTGATCCATTCCTACCTGAACCCCGCCCACGAAGAGTTGGTGCGCGATGTAATGGCCGAAAAACTGCCGGATGTTGCGGTGTCTATTTCGTCCGAGGTCTCGCCGCAGATGCGTGAATATGAGCGGTTCAACACCGTCGTCGCCAACGCCTATATCAAGCCTCTGATGGCGTCTTATCTGGGCCGCCTTGAGGATCGACTGAAGGGCGAAGGTGTGGCGTGCCGTATCTTCCTGATGCATTCTGGTGGTGGGATCATCTCGATCCAGAATGCGGCTGACTTTCCCGTGCGTTTGGTCGAATCCGGCCCTGCAGGTGGCGCTGTGTTTGCGGCCCATATCGCGGCGCGCTACGGGTTGGACAAGGTACTGTCGTTCGATATGGGCGGTACCACGGCCAAGATTTGCCTGATCAAGAACCAAACGCCCAAGACGTCCCGCGTGTTCGAAGTTGCCCGAACGTATCGGTTCAAAAAAGGCTCGGGCATGCCCATCTCGATCCCGGTGATTGATATGGTCGAAATTGGTGCGGGCGGCGGTTCTCTGGCACATGTTGATGCGATGCGTCAGATCCGTGTTGGTCCCGAAAGTGCCGGATCAGAACCTGGCCCTGCCTGTTACGGCCGCGAGGGCACCCGCCCCGCAGTCACCGACGCCGATTTGGTGCTGGGTAAACTCGATCCCGACAATTTCGCGGGCGGCTCGATTAAACTGCACCCCGACGCATCCAAATCCGCGCTGTTGGGTCATGTGGGCGATACGCTTGATATGGATGCGGTTGAGGCGGCGTTTGGTGTCGCCGAAGTGGTTGATGAAAACATGGCCAACGCGGCCCGTGTTCATGCAGTCGAGAATGGCGAGGATCTGTCAGAATATACTATGATTGCTTTTGGCGGGGCAGCGCCGCTGCATGCTGGGCGCTTGTGTGAAAAACTGGGCGTCGACCGTTTGTTGGTGCCGCCGGGGGCTGGAGTCGGCTCGGCTATTGGCTTCCTGCGCGCACCATTTAGCTTTGAGGCCAACCGCTCGGTTTACATGAAGCTGTCCGATTTCGATGGCGATCGGATTAAATCGTTGCTCACGGATCTAAAGGCTGAGGCCACTGGGTTCGTCCGCACCTGCGATGCGATCAGCCCGATCCTGTCGGAGTTCAAAGTCTATATGCGCTATACGGGCCAAGGTTGGGAAATTCCCATTGAGCTGACGGAAGACCAGGCGATGAACCCTGATGCGGTGACGTTTGAGGCGCGTTTCATCGAGGATTATTCCAAGCTGTTTGGCCGCCCCGTTGCGGGCATGGATATCGAGATCACGGTTTGGTCGGTGAACGCCACAACACCTCCTGAAAAGGTGGCGCGCATGGATGAAACAGACGGTTCCGGTGTTGCGGCAAGTGACGGGGATCGACAGCTTTTTGATGCGGCGGTCGGAAAATACCTTGATGCGCAGGTCGTGAACCGTTTCGACATGGCCACCGGTCAGCGCGCGGCGGGCCCAGTCGCAGTGGTCGAAGATGAAACCACCATCATCGTGCCTGCAAGTCGGGATGCAATCCGCCAGCCAGATGGCTGCATCGACATTGTATTGAAAGGATCAGCGCAATGA
- a CDS encoding LysR family transcriptional regulator, which translates to MIKSQITLKQLEAFAFVVDTGTFRAAASALGTTQPNISARIIALESALDETLLVRDAGSVRLTVNGERLLHKTREVLWAGEALIEEAGRRELIEETLRLGVTELVACTWLQSFLRLMREAYPKLRIQLEVDLSTTIDARLMEGQLDLALQTGPFKSKAFASETLGQEHYCWVANTDLIQNVSTEPTLSELFELTVLTHAKHTQACAALHNLAAKQGLRRERIVHSSALSACVPMVLEGLGVALLPERLVEAEVAASDLHRIDTDWHPEPLSFFARYAPARAALYVEKAAQIAKIAIRSQ; encoded by the coding sequence ATGATCAAAAGTCAGATCACTCTCAAACAGCTGGAGGCGTTTGCCTTTGTCGTCGATACCGGCACATTTCGTGCTGCGGCGTCTGCGCTTGGAACCACTCAACCCAATATTTCAGCACGGATCATTGCGCTTGAATCCGCCCTTGATGAGACGTTGTTGGTACGGGATGCCGGATCGGTTCGTTTGACTGTAAATGGTGAGAGGTTACTTCACAAAACACGTGAAGTGTTGTGGGCCGGAGAAGCGCTCATCGAGGAAGCTGGCCGTCGGGAGCTGATTGAGGAAACGCTTCGACTGGGCGTGACAGAGCTTGTGGCCTGCACTTGGTTGCAAAGTTTCTTGCGGTTGATGAGAGAGGCCTACCCAAAGCTGCGCATACAGCTGGAGGTCGACCTTTCAACAACGATTGATGCACGATTGATGGAAGGGCAGCTTGATTTGGCCCTTCAAACGGGCCCGTTCAAATCGAAAGCCTTCGCAAGCGAGACTTTGGGTCAAGAGCATTACTGTTGGGTTGCGAACACTGATTTGATCCAAAACGTCAGCACTGAGCCTACCCTGTCCGAGCTCTTTGAGCTGACAGTTCTAACGCATGCAAAACACACTCAAGCCTGTGCTGCGCTTCATAATCTGGCTGCAAAGCAAGGCTTGCGCCGCGAACGGATTGTCCATTCCAGCGCATTGTCGGCCTGTGTCCCGATGGTGCTTGAGGGGCTGGGCGTCGCCCTATTGCCCGAACGACTTGTGGAGGCAGAAGTCGCTGCTTCGGATCTGCATAGAATAGATACTGATTGGCATCCTGAGCCTTTGTCGTTCTTCGCACGATACGCTCCTGCACGTGCTGCCCTTTACGTTGAAAAAGCGGCTCAGATCGCAAAGATCGCAATACGGTCCCAGTAG
- a CDS encoding iron chelate uptake ABC transporter family permease subunit: MSFVGAVAFVGLVGPHIARMLDGEDQRGFLPLSALAGALILCGTSIASKAITPGVVYPIGMITSLIGIPFFVSLILSQRKRHWQ; encoded by the coding sequence GTGTCCTTTGTTGGTGCCGTCGCTTTCGTGGGCCTTGTGGGGCCACATATCGCGCGGATGCTTGACGGGGAAGACCAGCGCGGCTTCCTGCCACTCTCAGCCCTTGCCGGTGCGCTGATCCTGTGCGGTACCTCTATCGCCTCAAAGGCCATCACCCCCGGCGTCGTCTATCCTATCGGCATGATTACCTCGCTTATCGGCATTCCATTTTTTGTCTCGCTGATCCTCAGCCAACGAAAAAGGCACTGGCAATGA
- a CDS encoding flagellar type III secretion system protein FlhB: MSEEGDKTYDATPQKLLEARKKGEFARSTELLTACAYSGLLIAFLVAGSSGLTLLGTSMMVLIEQSAQLAPLFFDGAAAAPTQGLIRAVAWSISPLFLLPSLAVILCLLALKGIVFAPNKIAPKISKISIISNAKNKYGRTGLFQFAVSFSKLLIYSACLALFINARLDEMVAVLQTNPRIVVTLLAEICLKFLLVVVVVSGVIGFIDAIWQHFEHLRKNMMSRKEIMDETKNNEGDPHMKQERRQRAHAIASAQMMSEVHSADVIIVNPTHYAVALKWDRKPGQAPVCVAKGLDEIALRIREIANESDVPIHSDPPTARAIHATTDIGEQISPDHYRAVAAAIRFAETMRNKAKGRI; encoded by the coding sequence GTGAGCGAGGAAGGTGACAAGACATACGATGCCACGCCTCAGAAGCTTCTTGAAGCTCGTAAGAAAGGTGAGTTTGCTCGCTCGACTGAACTGCTGACGGCATGCGCGTACTCTGGTCTGCTGATAGCTTTTTTGGTTGCGGGCAGTAGCGGATTGACCCTGCTGGGCACCTCAATGATGGTGCTGATTGAACAATCAGCGCAGTTGGCTCCCTTATTCTTTGATGGTGCTGCCGCTGCGCCGACTCAAGGGCTAATTCGCGCTGTTGCCTGGTCTATTTCGCCGCTGTTTCTTTTGCCTTCACTGGCCGTTATCCTTTGTTTGCTCGCGCTGAAGGGTATCGTCTTTGCGCCAAATAAAATCGCGCCTAAAATATCGAAAATTTCAATAATTTCAAATGCCAAGAACAAATATGGTCGTACCGGCCTTTTCCAGTTTGCCGTAAGTTTTTCAAAGCTATTGATTTATTCTGCGTGCCTCGCCTTATTCATAAATGCTCGCCTTGACGAGATGGTCGCTGTCCTGCAGACCAATCCGCGCATTGTCGTTACTTTGCTTGCAGAGATCTGCCTCAAGTTTCTTTTGGTGGTAGTTGTTGTTTCTGGCGTGATTGGTTTCATCGATGCCATTTGGCAGCATTTTGAGCACCTGAGAAAAAACATGATGTCTCGCAAAGAAATCATGGATGAGACAAAAAACAACGAAGGCGACCCTCATATGAAGCAAGAGCGCCGACAGCGCGCTCATGCTATCGCCAGCGCTCAAATGATGTCTGAAGTACATTCGGCGGATGTCATTATCGTCAATCCTACACATTACGCAGTTGCGCTCAAATGGGATCGAAAACCTGGTCAAGCGCCTGTATGTGTGGCCAAAGGTTTGGATGAAATAGCATTGCGTATCAGAGAAATTGCAAATGAAAGTGACGTACCAATCCATAGCGATCCGCCAACGGCACGCGCGATCCACGCGACTACGGACATTGGCGAACAGATTTCGCCTGACCACTATCGTGCCGTAGCGGCCGCTATTCGGTTTGCCGAAACAATGCGTAACAAAGCAAAGGGTAGAATCTGA
- a CDS encoding flagellar biosynthetic protein FliR: protein MTALAELAPLLNSAIWHGFLVFLRVAALASMLPAFGEQSVPVRIKLAVALAFTIIVTPAVPNVGFPQGTGDLSILIFTEVVSGLAIGIGIRLFVLALQTAGTIAANATSLSQVFGGSGVDPMPAMGYILIVGGLALAVMTGLHVKAAQLVILSYEFMPMGRFTQASVLTDWGVAQVARAFTLAFTLAAPFVILSVLYNFALGAINKAMPQLMVAFVGAPLITAGGLFLLLMSAPLILSVWVDAMDVFLRNPFGTTP from the coding sequence ATGACAGCACTGGCTGAACTAGCCCCATTGCTGAACAGCGCAATTTGGCATGGCTTTTTAGTCTTTCTGCGCGTTGCTGCACTGGCCTCCATGCTACCAGCATTTGGCGAACAGTCAGTTCCGGTCCGCATAAAACTTGCGGTAGCTTTGGCATTTACGATCATCGTTACGCCAGCTGTGCCAAATGTGGGTTTCCCGCAAGGAACCGGTGACCTGTCAATTTTGATCTTTACAGAAGTAGTGTCGGGTTTGGCGATTGGGATCGGGATCAGATTGTTCGTTCTGGCGCTTCAGACTGCGGGCACAATTGCTGCTAACGCAACTTCGCTTTCTCAGGTTTTTGGAGGCTCTGGAGTCGATCCGATGCCGGCAATGGGTTACATTTTGATTGTTGGTGGCCTCGCTCTGGCAGTGATGACCGGCCTACATGTCAAGGCTGCGCAACTGGTAATCTTGTCTTATGAATTCATGCCGATGGGTCGATTTACGCAAGCCTCCGTCCTCACCGATTGGGGCGTCGCACAAGTCGCTCGCGCATTCACATTGGCGTTCACGCTTGCTGCGCCGTTCGTTATTCTCTCAGTTCTCTATAATTTCGCTCTTGGTGCTATAAACAAAGCAATGCCGCAGTTGATGGTCGCTTTTGTTGGTGCTCCATTGATCACAGCGGGTGGTCTCTTCTTGTTGCTGATGTCGGCTCCATTGATACTCTCAGTCTGGGTAGATGCGATGGATGTTTTCCTGAGAAATCCATTTGGGACAACGCCGTGA
- the flhA gene encoding flagellar biosynthesis protein FlhA, producing the protein MQKIAINAFFNPTIMLAVALMAVIVMMILPMPSWILDIGLAASFALAILIFTITLFIERPLDFSAFPTILLASLMLRLSLNVSSTKLIIGQGHTGTDAAGGVIEGFAQFVMGGSVFLGLVVFCVLLIVNFMVITKGATRMAEVGARFALDGMPGKQLAIDSDMSAGAITHAEAKERREREQQETTFFGSLDGASKFVKGDAVAGLLITLLNLVAGLIMGVAVHSMPLGQAFETYAMLTVGDGLVSQIPAVVISIASALLLARGGAQGATDLAVFSQLGKHPSALATVSGLMILFALFPGLPFAPFLFGGAVLGFVAFLVHKKVKTKMVKKIEDDVTTDLPKEKSLGDILELDDIHVEFAPDLVNMVLDPGTGLDARISNMRTHVASVFGLILPEIRLTDNAVLPVGTYVIRIQGVEQARAQLNPDQILALVPEDSMSLPGGVDTTEPVYGAPARWINNRDQERAALDGLTLVTPAEILATHLLETVKRNFSRLLSLKSLRRLLSEMVNVSEPARAEANRKLLDEMIPDKVPIDVLHAVLRLLLDEQVSIRNLPLILEATAEARAHNAQPEAICEHVRQRLGFQLIADMKREDGTLPLIQLAPEWEDTFNTYQVEADRGLDIALPPDLFNLLAENMSEKLLAANQDGINAAIVTNTRRRRFLRTVMRAKGISNPVLSFEEIGLDARPSLVGVVAA; encoded by the coding sequence ATGCAGAAGATTGCTATAAACGCGTTTTTCAATCCAACGATTATGCTTGCGGTTGCATTGATGGCCGTAATTGTGATGATGATTTTGCCTATGCCATCTTGGATTTTGGACATTGGGTTGGCGGCTTCGTTCGCCTTAGCAATTCTGATTTTTACGATTACTTTGTTTATCGAACGCCCATTGGACTTTTCGGCATTTCCAACGATCCTACTGGCATCATTGATGCTGCGGCTTTCGTTAAATGTTTCATCAACCAAACTCATTATTGGCCAGGGTCATACCGGAACTGATGCGGCCGGCGGTGTTATCGAGGGCTTCGCTCAGTTTGTAATGGGAGGAAGCGTTTTTCTTGGCCTAGTGGTCTTCTGCGTACTTCTGATCGTTAACTTTATGGTCATTACCAAGGGCGCGACCAGAATGGCCGAGGTTGGAGCTCGATTTGCTTTGGACGGAATGCCCGGTAAACAACTCGCAATTGATAGTGACATGTCGGCCGGAGCCATCACGCATGCAGAAGCAAAAGAACGGCGTGAGAGAGAGCAACAAGAAACTACGTTTTTTGGGTCATTGGATGGTGCGTCGAAATTTGTAAAAGGCGATGCGGTCGCTGGACTTTTGATCACGTTGCTTAACTTGGTTGCAGGGCTAATCATGGGCGTTGCAGTTCATAGTATGCCATTGGGACAGGCTTTTGAAACTTACGCAATGCTGACAGTTGGAGATGGCCTTGTTTCGCAGATCCCGGCCGTGGTTATCTCCATTGCGTCAGCCCTGCTTTTAGCACGAGGCGGCGCACAGGGTGCTACAGACTTGGCGGTGTTTAGTCAGCTAGGTAAGCACCCTTCCGCACTAGCAACCGTGTCTGGGTTAATGATTTTGTTTGCCCTGTTCCCTGGTTTGCCATTTGCGCCCTTTTTGTTTGGTGGTGCAGTATTGGGTTTCGTCGCCTTTCTGGTGCATAAAAAAGTTAAGACGAAGATGGTCAAAAAGATTGAAGATGATGTCACTACCGATCTTCCAAAAGAAAAGTCTCTGGGAGACATCTTGGAACTCGATGACATCCATGTAGAATTCGCGCCTGATTTGGTCAACATGGTGCTAGATCCGGGAACAGGTTTGGATGCCCGAATATCGAATATGCGAACGCATGTCGCTTCAGTCTTTGGCTTGATCCTTCCGGAGATTCGCTTGACGGACAACGCAGTTTTGCCGGTTGGGACCTATGTAATTCGAATTCAGGGCGTGGAACAGGCGCGCGCACAACTCAACCCGGATCAAATACTCGCCCTTGTTCCGGAGGACTCCATGTCTCTACCAGGTGGTGTCGATACTACTGAACCCGTGTACGGCGCTCCCGCGAGATGGATTAACAATCGGGATCAGGAACGTGCCGCTCTTGATGGGCTGACGTTGGTGACTCCCGCGGAAATCCTAGCCACGCACTTGCTGGAGACTGTCAAACGCAACTTCAGTCGCCTGCTGTCACTCAAGTCGCTACGGCGTTTGCTTTCCGAAATGGTGAACGTTTCTGAACCGGCGCGCGCTGAAGCCAACCGAAAACTGCTGGATGAAATGATCCCGGACAAGGTACCGATTGACGTTTTGCATGCTGTATTGCGTTTGCTTTTGGACGAACAGGTTTCTATCAGGAATTTACCCCTTATCTTAGAAGCAACAGCGGAAGCACGGGCGCACAATGCGCAACCTGAGGCCATCTGTGAGCACGTCCGCCAGCGTCTTGGGTTTCAATTGATTGCAGATATGAAGCGCGAGGATGGAACACTCCCCCTCATTCAGTTGGCACCTGAGTGGGAAGACACGTTCAATACCTACCAAGTCGAAGCTGATCGAGGCTTGGACATTGCGTTGCCACCTGACCTTTTCAATTTGTTGGCTGAAAATATGTCAGAAAAACTGCTCGCTGCAAATCAGGATGGGATTAATGCGGCCATTGTGACCAATACGCGCCGGCGGCGTTTCTTGCGGACTGTGATGCGAGCAAAAGGAATTTCTAACCCTGTTCTTTCCTTTGAAGAAATAGGCTTGGACGCGCGCCCATCCCTCGTCGGTGTCGTTGCTGCATGA